One window of the Gemmatimonadaceae bacterium genome contains the following:
- a CDS encoding cytochrome b/b6 domain-containing protein, producing MAVSDQGQGPYLTRFGPIERTIHALVIISFLGLVATGIPLRFAYAPWAAPFMRFLGGPGSAGFIHRVCAAITFGYFFIHLAAVTRQLIRADDKMSIFWGPRSMVPQPKDIRDVVGMFKWFLGLGPHPKFDRFSYMEKFDYWAVFWGVAIIGGSGLLLWFPTFFARFLPGWLFNVATIVHGDEALLALGFIFTIHFFNVHLRPEKFPIDLVIFTGRATAAYFEEEHPLEYERNQREDRLGQLQATAPSRATYLWSMTLGFAALAVGVVLVLLVIYALLS from the coding sequence ATGGCCGTTTCCGATCAGGGGCAGGGCCCCTACCTCACGCGCTTCGGGCCCATCGAGCGGACGATCCACGCTCTGGTGATCATCTCGTTCCTCGGCCTCGTGGCCACCGGTATCCCGCTCCGCTTCGCCTACGCGCCCTGGGCCGCGCCGTTCATGCGGTTTCTGGGCGGGCCTGGCTCGGCCGGGTTCATTCACCGGGTGTGCGCCGCCATCACGTTCGGCTACTTCTTCATCCATCTGGCCGCCGTGACGCGCCAACTGATCAGGGCCGACGACAAGATGTCCATCTTCTGGGGCCCGCGGAGCATGGTGCCCCAGCCCAAGGACATCCGGGATGTCGTGGGCATGTTCAAATGGTTTCTGGGCCTTGGTCCCCACCCCAAGTTCGATCGCTTCAGCTACATGGAGAAGTTCGACTACTGGGCGGTGTTCTGGGGCGTGGCCATCATCGGCGGTTCCGGCTTGCTGCTCTGGTTTCCCACGTTCTTCGCCCGGTTTCTCCCGGGATGGCTCTTCAACGTGGCCACCATCGTCCACGGCGATGAAGCGTTGCTCGCGCTGGGCTTCATCTTCACGATCCACTTCTTCAACGTGCACCTGCGTCCCGAGAAGTTCCCCATCGACCTCGTGATCTTCACGGGCCGCGCCACGGCGGCGTACTTCGAGGAGGAGCATCCCCTGGAATACGAACGGAACCAGCGCGAGGACCGTCTGGGGCAGTTGCAGGCCACGGCGCCGTCGCGCGCGACCTACCTCTGGTCCATGACCCTCGGCTTCGCGGCGCTGGCGGTGGGGGTGGTCCTGGTCCTGCTCGTGATCTACGCGCTCTTGAGTTAA